A window of Choristoneura fumiferana chromosome 8, NRCan_CFum_1, whole genome shotgun sequence contains these coding sequences:
- the LOC141430294 gene encoding ubiquitin-conjugating enzyme E2 W, producing MAAMSPSERRLQKELMSLMREPPPGVTVDGEQASQNLTLWTVHMEGVPGTLYEGEKFVLQFKFTNKYPFDSPEVRDVK from the exons ATGGCGGCTATGTCCCCGTCTGAg CGGAGATTACAAAAAGAACTAATGTCCCTAATGCGGGAGCCTCCACCGGGAGTCACCGTAGACGGAGAGCAGGCCAGCCAAAATCTTACACT GTGGACAGTTCACATGGAAGGAGTTCCCGGCACACTATACGAAGGCGAGAAATTCGTCTTGCAGTTCAAATTCACAAACAAATACCCCTTTGATTCCCCAGAGGTAAGAGACGTCAAATAG
- the LOC141430112 gene encoding N-acetylneuraminate (7)9-O-acetyltransferase yields the protein MVSYSKKSSAEWFIDQLNVGNAKLVAFVLVLGFIGYHGILHLRYGPDSCTWLLSSGRYKGDHEWQPYGCMLHRYSKTDARRCLRYLAFWGKYNSFAFIGDSRIEQLYEYFIGVLKARTELDTTYTMDHRSPNYTYSDAKLRLSVRFVWSDDVSRTMVEQFRTWQHEAKPPSVIVAGTGLQLLKTRNATDLVIDEYKRNLTLLVQAVDSLAAKNSQVLWKLIESVDSTKLKNDYKKISNSDIDEYNRAAVEILTHSAAKIWSSPRLVAQGSGSGSSDGWALSARALRHDAQILLNMFCNDHMNFPDGSCCALPESGTTLQLLTFSMFLACAVLAAIKVVWQWSQTIHQRLGGYSLVNQPIQPSNPSPLAALAKLGMIMSYFYLCDRTNFFMKENKYYSEWSFWLPVGYVFALGLFFTDDSKSSRVLHREQTNEWKGWMQLVILVYQVTGASKVLPIYMLVRALVSAYLFLTGYGHFTYTWKTGDTCLVRYFRVIFRLNFLTVVLCLTMNRPYQFYSFIPLVSFWYTLMFVIFAIPPHLAPSSSHTVESKPYQYLYIAVKVIGLLSIVTVLYLSEVFFQKIFVTRPWKALFVNSDDDIHQWWLRWKQDRYSMTYGIIFALAYLLAQRYSILDDNNHSNLFTPGVSLSATLVAFIGLGSYVTYTFFCTNIFDCNEIHSYVAFLPIVSYILLRNVSGALRTRHSSLFAWFGTITLELFASQSHIWLAADTHGVLVLVPSAPILNLIITSYIFICAAHEIHKLTTIILPYAVPDDWRLVLRNFAIFLAILVPIGIHDGMF from the exons ATGGTTTCTTATTCAAAGAAATCCTCCGCCGAATGGTTTATAGATCAACTGAACGTGGGGAATGCAAAGTTGGTCGCATTTGTGTTAGTTTTAGGATTTATCGGCTACCACGGTATCCTGCATTTACGATATG gtCCTGATTCTTGCACCTGGCTACTGTCATCAGGCCGCTATAAAGGTGATCATGAATGGCAGCCTTATGGATGCATGCTGCACCGCTACTcaaaaac agaTGCAAGGCGATGCCTCCGCTATCTGGCATTTTGGGGGAAGTACAATAGTTTTGCATTCATCGGAGACTCCAGGATAGAACAACTCTATGAatattttatag GAGTACTAAAGGCCCGTACGGAGCTCGACACAACATACACGATGGACCACCGCTCGCCAAACTACACGTACTCGGACGCGAAgctacgtctgtctgtccgcttCGTGTGGAGTGACGACGTCTCCAGAACTATGGTGGAGCAGTTTCGAACTTG GCAACACGAAGCCAAACCCCCTTCGGTAATAGTAGCCGGCACTGGCTTACAACTACTTAAAACACGCAACGCAACCGACCTAGTCATAGATGAATATAAAAGGAACCTTACGCTGTTGGTGCAAGCTGTAGATTCGCTTGCAGCGAAGAACTCTCAGGTCCTTTGGAAGCTGATTGAATCTGTGGATAGTACTAAGTTGAAGAATGATTATAAAAAGATCAGTAATAGCGATATTGATGAATACAATAGAGCTGCTGTTGAG ATCTTAACCCACAGCGCGGCTAAGATCTGGAGCTCCCCGCGCCTGGTGGCGCAGGGCTCGGGCTCGGGCTCGTCCGACGGCTGGGCGCTGTCTGCGCGGGCGCTCCGTCACGACGCGCAGATCCTGCTGAACATGTTCTGTAACGACCACATGAACTTCCCCGACGGGTCGTGCTGCGCGTTGCCCGAGTCCGGTACCACGCTGCAACTGCTGACTTTCTCCATGTTCTTAGCTTG TGCAGTGCTGGCCGCAATAAAAGTAGTATGGCAGTGGTCGCAAACGATCCACCAGCGTTTAGGGGGCTATTCACTGGTCAACCAGCCGATCCAACCGTCCAACCCGTCGCCCTTAGCCGCCTTGGCCAAGCTTGGCATGATCATGTCGTATTTCTACCTATGCGACAGAACTAACTTCTTTATGAAGGAGAATAAGTATTATTCTGAATGGAGTTTCTGGTTGCCGGTTGGATATGTGTTTGCTTTGGGATTGTTCTTTACTGATGACTCTAAGAGTAGTAG GGTCCTGCACCGAGAACAAACGAACGAATGGAAGGGCTGGATGCAACTAGTAATACTTGTGTACCAAGTGACAGGGGCTAGCAAAGTCCTGCCCATCTACATGCTAGTTCGCGCACTCGTCTCCGCCTACCTTTTCCTGACGGGCTACGGGCATTTCACGTATACCTGGAAGACCGGAGACACCTGCTTAGTTCGATACTTCAGGGTTATTTTTAGGCTAAATTTTCTGACCGTGGTGCTCTGTCTGACGATGAACAGGCCGTATCAGTTCTATAGTTTCATACCGCTGGTTTCCTTTTGGTATACTTTG atGTTTGTCATCTTCGCCATACCGCCCCACTTGGCGCCTTCCTCCAGCCACACAGTGGAGTCCAAGCCCTACCAGTACCTGTATATAGCCGTCAAGGTGATCGGCCTGCTCAGCATAGTGACCGTACTGTATCTCAGCGAGGTGTTCTTCCAAAAGATATTCGTGACACGACCGTGGAAAGCGCTATTTGTGAATTCTGATGATGATATACATCAGTGGTGGCTGCGGTGGAAACAGGATAG ATACTCTATGACGTACGGTATAATATTCGCCCTAGCGTACCTGCTAGCACAACGGTACAGCATCCTCGACGACAACAATCACAGCAACCTGTTCACCCCCGGCGTGTCCCTCAGCGCGACTCTGGTCGCCTTCATCGGTTTGGGCTCTTACGTGACATACACATTCTTCTGCACGAACATCTTTGACTGCAACGAAATCCACAGCTACGTGGCTTTCTTGCCTATAGTGAGTTATATACTACTTAGGAATGTCTCTGGTGCTTTGCGGACAAGGCATTCTAGTTTGTTCGCGTGGTTTGGCACTATAACGTTAGAGTTATTTGCCAGTCAGTCCCACATTTGGTTGGCGGCAGATACTCATGGCGTACTTGTTTTGGTGCCAAGCGCACCGATACTTAATTTGATTATAACTtcgtatatatttatttgtgcgGCGCATGAGATTCATAAGTTGACCACTATTATTTTGCCGTACGCCGTCCCTGACGATTGGAGGCTTGTTTTAAGGAATTTCGCTATATTTTTGGCTATTctagtacctataggtatacATGATGgtatgttttaa